One window of the Babesia microti strain RI chromosome IV, complete genome genome contains the following:
- a CDS encoding hypothetical protein (overlaps_old_locusTagID:BBM_III07385), producing MEEKVDKVEAPTESTYSKISEWLMSKLESSLNALYLVSASRVQSDLAEKAVTLNDKTGVSDKNSKPDTSDELRLSDLEDVFQKLSIITPPKEPTIVNDFNFIEKLDTAENNKQLYDQLTVEHEKLLKKKDKLLDTALSGSKDKFNTNFAKILENVRKERIACEEHENDCKAYIATTKLLNDMCNITCESCNDMGENSEIVQPKSIHSDIVTRDVSSIVSGNSTRDGLSI from the exons ATGGAAGAAAAAGTAGATAAAGTTGAAGCGCCCACCGAATCCACATATTCGAA AATTTCTGAATGGCTTATGAGCAAGCTAGAATCTTCGCTAAACGCACTGTATCTAGTTTCCGCAAGT CGCGTGCAAAGCGATTTGGCTGAAAAAGCTGTAACTTTGAATGATAAAACTGGAGTATCggataaaaattcaaagcCTGACACTAGTGATGAACTGAGATTGAGTGATTTGGAGGATGTGTTCCAAAAACTATCGATCATAACCCCCCCAAAAGAACCCACAATTGTAAACGATTTTAAT TTTATTGAAAAACTTGATACCGCTGAgaataataaacaattatacgATCAACTAACA GTTGAGCATGAAAAGTTACTGAAAAAAAAAGATAAGCTGCTAGATACTGCTTTGAGTGGCTCCAAAgacaaatttaatactaAT TTTGCTAAAATCCTTGAAAATGTAAGAAAGGAACGCATAGCTTGTGAAGAACATGAGAATGATTGCAAGGCCTATATTGCAACCACTAAATTGTTGAACGATATGTGCAACATTACTTGTGAAAGCTGCAATGATATGGGGG aaaataGCGAAATCGTACAGCCGAAGAGTATACATTCGGATATTGTTACTAGAGATGTTTCCAGTATTGTCTCTGGTAATAGCACAAGAGATGGTTTGTccatttaa